The following is a genomic window from Nocardioides thalensis.
TGCCGGTCTTGTCGAGCACCCGCTGGGTGGCGTCGATCGGGCCGTCGAGGTGGTAGTACGGGTCCGAGCCGACGAGGCAGTGGTAGGTGATCCGGGCTCGCGGCTTGAGGCCGAGCTCCGCGGCGCGGTCCTCGTCCATGATCAGCAGCGCGGCGGCGCCGTCGGAGATCTGCGAGGAGGTGCCGGCGGTGTGCATGCCGTCGGGCAGCACGGTCTTCAGGCCGGCGAGGCCCTCGAGCGTGGTCTCGCGGAGGCCCTGGTCGGTGTCGACCACGCGCGTCTCACCGGTCGGCTTGCCGTCCTCGTCGAGGACGGGAGCCTCGATCGGGGCGATCTCGCGCTTGAAGCGGCCCTCGTCGACGGCGACGCGCGCCTTCTGCTGGGACGCGAGGCCGAACGTCTCGAGGTCGGCGCGGGTGAGCCCGCGGTTCTTGGCGATCCGGTCGGCCGCCTCGAACTGGTTGGGCATGTCGATGGTCCAGTCATCCGGACGGGGGTCGCCGAGACCCTGTGGGACGTTGCCGCCGAGCGGGATGCGCGTCATCGCCTCGACGCCGCATGCGATGCCGACGTCGATCGTGCCCGCCGCAACCATGTCGTTGACGACGTGGGCGGCCTGCTGGCCCGAGCCGCACTGGGCGTCCAGGATCGTCCCGCCGGTGTGCTGGGGAAGGCCCTGGTAGAGCCACGCCCGGCGCACCATGTCGTTGGACTGCTCGCCGGCCTGGGTGACGCAGCCGCCGACGACCTGCTCGACCAGCTCCGGGTCGACGCCGGCGCGGCGGAGCACCTCCTGCTGGACGAAGCCCAGCATCTGCGCGGGGTGCAGGCCGGCCAGCCACCCCTTGCGCTTGCCGAGAGGGGTGCGGACGGCGTCGATGATCACGGGGTTGCCCATGCGCCAAAACTAGAACACGTTCTCGCCCCGGGCAACACGACCGGGACACGCCGCCCGAGGATTTACTGAAAGCCTTTCGTATTTGCATGACTATGTGTA
Proteins encoded in this region:
- a CDS encoding steroid 3-ketoacyl-CoA thiolase, producing MGNPVIIDAVRTPLGKRKGWLAGLHPAQMLGFVQQEVLRRAGVDPELVEQVVGGCVTQAGEQSNDMVRRAWLYQGLPQHTGGTILDAQCGSGQQAAHVVNDMVAAGTIDVGIACGVEAMTRIPLGGNVPQGLGDPRPDDWTIDMPNQFEAADRIAKNRGLTRADLETFGLASQQKARVAVDEGRFKREIAPIEAPVLDEDGKPTGETRVVDTDQGLRETTLEGLAGLKTVLPDGMHTAGTSSQISDGAAALLIMDEDRAAELGLKPRARITYHCLVGSDPYYHLDGPIDATQRVLDKTGMAISDFDLFEVNEAFASVVLSWAGQHRVDMDKVNVNGGAIALGHPVGATGVRLITAALHELERRDASTALVSMCAGGAMATGTVIERL